In a genomic window of Thermogemmata fonticola:
- a CDS encoding RHS repeat domain-containing protein, whose translation MRQHPMRKPLSSWVRKWFTPRRSQPIRRKPHLELEPLEPREMPAANPVLALGAETGRLPLVRVLDQQGTLIRSFAAYDASVTGGVRTAVADLNRDGVNDIVTAPGPGAAPLVKVWDGASGSLLNQFWAYDPAFRGGVQVAAGDIGRGEVGVVTGPDQGSSQVRVFNSQGVLRTGWDVFGPSSTSGVRVALGYAANGNAAVFAAAGPGSTPQVQSIEIRTGQTLASFTAYAPTMTGGVWIAAADLTGDGVSEIVTGAGPGYAPQVKVFSSTGRPLTEFLATSASDRNGVMVGVVTGREGQPQIATLVGSSRSKQVRLFDPRSSGTPTALASYRATGAGSLATPSDRSEVKRFDASNPTPRTLRQSYRHRAIEVTAAGYSAFPVRYGDGVVHFQESDLAADGFGTSWGVTRSWTNEGAYSQGQNVGRGWIIAETPSLIREVDPFWGAVVLTVVTGGTAQQVFDEQPGGSYVGRGGILDTLVYESASGQYRLTAADGTTLWFWDFDAAKPAQQQGQFAKLEDPKGNVTEVTALLADGRIGEVQRSAPASGSTVTESYLFSYVTGGVNAGLIASITQRRRVGTGPWSTVRKAEYVYYDGVEPHGSAGDLKKVVVKDAADAILKTSYYRYYVAGEASGYEGGLKFVFRPQAYARLAANVANPETATDGQIAPYADHYFEYDDQFRVTQEIAARAGDDANGGRGTFSFSYTTNELALGGDPNAWLIKTVETLPDGNQNIVYTNANRQVMLKVFQDTATSQQWRSFYQYDAGGRLILAANPSAVTGYDETSPDLLVNQWGNYQYLSDTTGLITVWTYGTLTTATETTPGDATGRLKQVAVQRGEFGTAVPQQDVTYIQRTAGGSGLFFVANVTAYRNDDGTGPVTTGYAYTWQGTTAQPESITVTLPAVSVAQNGSGVATTLTTVFDNYGRPMWQKDGDGFLTYLEYDPATGAVVKEIRDVDTTQTATFSNLPSGWSTPAGGGLHLTTTYEVDALGRPTKVVHPNGRVDYFTYNDLTREVRVYGGWDASTNTPTLPTQVVRADWANGYVETLTMSATPVVVDGRPTGTEAISDLHSLSRSYTNAGGQVTHADAYFNLSGLSYSTSTNLGTANTHFYRTEYGYDDAGRLDRTLSPTGTIYRTVWDGLGRVASQWVGLDDVPTSGEWSPSNTAGTDLVKVSENEYDNGGVGDGNLTKVTQFAGGGAAPRVTQTWYDWRNRPVAVKAGVEASESDTVNRPLSYVEYDNLGQVTVSEVYDGDGVSVVDAGGDGVPDRPAASLLRAKSVTSYDDLGRVYRTHVYSVDPTTGSVSTNALTSNIWYDARGQVVKVASPGGLVEKYQYDGVGRVIKSFTSDGGGDATYADAFDVIGDFVLSQIEYAYDANDNLIQTTVRQRFHDAAGTGELGTPSAGIGARVSYQGYYYDLADRLIATVDVGTNGGTAWTRPGTVPTRSDTVLVTSQTYNTAGWVEAITDPKGIVSKTFYDNLGRTTKTIANYVDGIVGDDNDITTEYTYNAVGMTSLTSRRPDGSGQTTEWVYGVSTATGSGLNSNDLVGQTRWPDPATGNASSSEQETVTVNALGQTLTMTDRNGNVHTLSYDVLGRLIADAVTTLGVGVNGSVRRIEYGYDSLGNVTLITSYDAPTGGTVVNQIKREFNGLGQLTSEWQEHTGAVTSSSLRVQYTYSEMADGANHSRLTSIIYPNGKVLNYNYAAGLDDAISRLSSLSDSTGVLESYDYLGESVVVARKHPQPGVDLSYIKRAGEADGDAGDPYIGLDRFGRVVDQRWLRSSDGSAVDRLQYGYDRNGNRLSRTNLIDAAFSESYSYDNLNQLIGFTRGSHNRSWDYDAQGNWQSVTTDGNTQTRTHNAQNEITGISGAVTPTYDANGNLTRDETGRQFVYDAWNRLVEVKDSGGNTLKSYAYDGLHRRISETASGATTDLYYSDAWQVLEERVASGGTSVPRAQYVWSPVYVDAPVLRDRDTNGDGTLDERLYVVQDANYNVTAIFDNSGNIVERYIYDPFGEVTILDAGWNVLTASAVAWVYLHQGGRYDSVSGLYHFRHRDYSPTLGRWTSLDPLRYEAGDVNLYRALGNGPVNWLDPSGLDRIDRTQAGNLTLLWYVDEKFIGSDKKFFVGVLVTINGEEFVRRYVGGQALYVPLAKVNSTTSFWQRTPGNWDQWFRDNNVAVHEPSYKNLSMQAGLLPTGYNGLVEGQQQIESLAKTAIYWNAGAGFNVTPSAAASRAVAATRTPAPVSAAPPVTLIGKGDRLAQAAKWIKPQQGVIDVVVHGSPDAFHVLHNGKWIQVNHRTLATLIKKSGQSGSCIRLISCSAGATPTGVAQNLANKLGMKVIAPTDTVWIHSTGKLTIGKTPTANTGQWVVFNPGGSR comes from the coding sequence ATGCGCCAGCACCCCATGCGAAAGCCCCTCTCGTCCTGGGTTCGGAAATGGTTCACGCCACGGCGGTCACAGCCGATTCGCCGCAAACCCCATCTGGAACTCGAACCACTGGAGCCGCGCGAGATGCCGGCGGCCAATCCCGTTCTGGCGCTGGGAGCCGAGACCGGGCGGCTGCCGCTGGTGCGTGTGCTCGACCAGCAAGGGACACTGATCCGCTCGTTCGCCGCCTATGACGCCTCGGTCACGGGCGGTGTCCGCACGGCGGTCGCTGACCTGAACCGCGACGGAGTCAATGACATTGTGACTGCTCCTGGTCCGGGTGCGGCTCCGTTGGTCAAAGTTTGGGACGGAGCCAGCGGTTCGTTGCTGAACCAGTTTTGGGCGTATGACCCTGCCTTCCGGGGTGGTGTGCAGGTGGCCGCGGGCGACATCGGACGCGGCGAGGTTGGCGTCGTCACCGGTCCCGATCAAGGCAGTTCGCAGGTGCGGGTGTTTAACAGCCAGGGGGTGCTCCGCACCGGTTGGGACGTGTTTGGCCCGTCGTCCACGAGTGGGGTACGCGTGGCCCTCGGCTATGCGGCCAACGGTAACGCGGCGGTGTTCGCGGCCGCGGGGCCTGGGAGTACCCCACAAGTCCAGAGCATCGAGATCCGCACGGGCCAGACCCTGGCCAGCTTCACGGCGTATGCCCCGACGATGACGGGCGGAGTCTGGATCGCGGCCGCCGACCTCACCGGCGACGGCGTGAGCGAGATCGTCACCGGGGCCGGGCCGGGGTACGCGCCGCAGGTCAAGGTATTCAGCAGCACCGGCCGGCCGCTGACCGAGTTCCTGGCGACGTCCGCATCGGACCGCAACGGCGTGATGGTGGGTGTCGTCACGGGCCGGGAGGGCCAGCCGCAGATTGCCACCCTGGTCGGCAGCAGCCGCAGCAAACAGGTACGGCTGTTCGATCCGCGTTCCAGCGGCACGCCGACTGCGCTGGCGTCATACCGGGCAACCGGAGCCGGGTCATTGGCGACGCCAAGTGATCGTTCCGAGGTCAAGCGGTTCGATGCGAGCAACCCAACACCACGGACGCTGCGGCAGTCCTATCGTCATCGCGCGATTGAGGTGACGGCCGCCGGCTACTCGGCCTTCCCGGTCCGCTACGGCGACGGGGTGGTGCATTTCCAGGAGAGCGACCTGGCCGCCGACGGCTTCGGCACCTCCTGGGGCGTCACCCGCAGTTGGACCAACGAGGGGGCGTATAGCCAGGGGCAGAACGTCGGCCGCGGCTGGATCATCGCGGAAACCCCCTCGCTGATCCGGGAAGTCGATCCGTTCTGGGGGGCCGTGGTGCTGACCGTGGTGACCGGCGGCACGGCCCAACAGGTCTTTGATGAGCAGCCCGGCGGCTCGTATGTCGGCCGCGGCGGCATCCTCGACACCTTGGTGTATGAGTCGGCGTCGGGCCAGTACCGCTTGACTGCTGCGGATGGTACGACGCTTTGGTTCTGGGACTTCGACGCGGCCAAGCCGGCCCAGCAGCAGGGCCAGTTCGCGAAACTCGAAGACCCGAAGGGGAACGTCACCGAGGTGACGGCGCTTTTGGCCGACGGCCGGATTGGCGAGGTGCAGCGCTCGGCCCCGGCCAGCGGCTCGACCGTCACCGAGTCGTACCTGTTCAGCTACGTGACCGGTGGGGTCAACGCCGGGTTGATCGCCTCGATCACGCAACGTCGCCGGGTGGGGACGGGGCCGTGGAGCACCGTCCGCAAGGCCGAGTACGTCTACTACGACGGCGTCGAGCCGCACGGCAGCGCCGGCGACCTGAAGAAGGTCGTGGTCAAGGACGCCGCGGACGCGATCCTAAAGACCAGCTATTACCGCTACTACGTGGCCGGGGAGGCGAGCGGCTACGAGGGCGGGCTGAAATTCGTCTTCCGGCCGCAGGCCTACGCCCGGCTGGCAGCCAACGTCGCGAACCCCGAGACGGCGACCGATGGCCAGATCGCCCCGTATGCCGATCACTACTTCGAGTACGACGACCAGTTCCGCGTGACCCAGGAGATCGCCGCTCGGGCGGGGGATGACGCCAACGGCGGCCGCGGCACCTTCAGCTTCAGCTACACGACCAACGAACTCGCCTTGGGCGGCGACCCAAACGCCTGGCTGATCAAGACGGTGGAAACACTGCCCGACGGCAACCAGAACATCGTGTACACCAACGCCAATCGTCAGGTGATGCTGAAGGTGTTCCAGGACACGGCCACCAGCCAGCAGTGGCGGTCGTTCTATCAATACGATGCGGGCGGGAGGCTGATCCTGGCGGCTAACCCGTCGGCGGTGACTGGCTACGACGAGACCTCGCCCGACCTGCTGGTCAACCAGTGGGGCAACTATCAGTACTTGTCTGACACGACGGGTCTGATAACGGTCTGGACCTATGGGACGCTCACAACGGCCACGGAGACGACACCGGGCGATGCTACCGGCCGGCTCAAGCAGGTGGCGGTGCAGCGGGGTGAGTTCGGCACGGCGGTCCCGCAGCAGGACGTGACCTACATCCAGCGGACGGCGGGTGGGTCGGGGCTGTTCTTCGTAGCTAACGTCACTGCCTACCGCAACGACGACGGCACTGGGCCGGTCACGACCGGTTACGCCTACACCTGGCAGGGAACGACGGCCCAGCCGGAATCAATCACTGTCACACTGCCGGCGGTCTCCGTGGCTCAGAACGGGTCGGGAGTCGCCACGACGCTGACCACAGTCTTCGACAACTACGGTCGGCCGATGTGGCAGAAGGACGGCGACGGCTTCCTCACCTACCTCGAATACGACCCGGCCACCGGGGCGGTGGTGAAGGAAATCCGCGACGTGGACACCACACAGACGGCGACCTTCAGCAATCTCCCCAGCGGTTGGAGCACCCCGGCCGGCGGCGGCCTGCACCTGACCACGACTTACGAGGTGGACGCCTTGGGCCGGCCGACCAAGGTGGTGCATCCCAACGGCCGGGTCGATTACTTCACCTACAACGACCTGACACGCGAGGTGCGGGTCTATGGCGGCTGGGATGCGAGCACGAACACGCCGACACTGCCGACGCAGGTGGTGCGGGCCGACTGGGCCAACGGCTACGTCGAAACGCTGACCATGTCGGCCACACCAGTAGTGGTGGATGGTCGTCCGACGGGTACCGAAGCGATCAGCGACCTGCACTCGCTGTCTCGCAGTTACACCAACGCCGGCGGCCAGGTTACGCATGCCGACGCCTACTTCAACCTCAGCGGGCTGAGCTATTCGACCTCGACGAACCTGGGCACGGCTAACACGCACTTCTACCGCACCGAGTACGGCTACGACGATGCCGGCCGATTGGATCGCACGCTCTCGCCCACCGGCACCATCTACCGCACGGTCTGGGACGGTCTGGGCCGTGTCGCCAGCCAGTGGGTTGGTCTGGATGACGTTCCGACCTCCGGTGAGTGGAGTCCGAGCAACACGGCCGGCACTGACCTGGTGAAGGTCAGCGAGAACGAGTACGACAACGGCGGCGTCGGCGACGGCAACCTCACGAAGGTGACGCAGTTCGCGGGCGGCGGTGCGGCCCCGCGGGTCACCCAGACCTGGTACGACTGGCGGAACCGGCCCGTGGCGGTCAAGGCCGGTGTCGAGGCCAGTGAATCCGACACGGTCAATCGTCCCCTCTCGTATGTGGAGTACGACAACCTCGGCCAGGTCACGGTCAGCGAGGTCTACGACGGCGACGGCGTCAGCGTGGTCGATGCCGGCGGCGACGGTGTGCCGGACCGGCCAGCGGCGTCGCTGTTGCGGGCCAAGAGCGTTACCAGCTACGACGACCTGGGCCGGGTCTACCGCACGCACGTCTACAGCGTCGATCCGACCACCGGGAGCGTTTCGACCAACGCCCTCACCAGCAATATCTGGTACGACGCCCGTGGGCAAGTGGTGAAGGTCGCCTCACCCGGTGGCCTGGTCGAGAAGTACCAGTACGATGGCGTCGGCCGGGTGATCAAGAGCTTCACCAGCGACGGCGGCGGGGATGCAACTTATGCCGACGCCTTTGATGTCATTGGTGACTTCGTGCTGTCCCAAATCGAATATGCCTACGACGCCAACGACAATCTCATCCAAACTACCGTTCGCCAGCGCTTCCACGACGCAGCCGGCACCGGTGAGCTGGGCACGCCAAGTGCCGGCATCGGCGCCCGCGTTAGCTATCAGGGCTACTACTACGACCTGGCCGATCGGCTCATCGCCACCGTCGATGTTGGCACCAACGGCGGCACCGCCTGGACGCGGCCCGGCACGGTACCGACTCGCTCCGATACGGTGCTGGTGACCAGCCAGACTTACAACACCGCCGGCTGGGTCGAAGCGATCACCGACCCCAAGGGCATCGTCAGCAAGACCTTCTACGACAACCTCGGCCGCACCACCAAGACCATCGCTAACTACGTCGATGGCATCGTCGGCGACGACAACGACATCACCACCGAGTACACCTACAACGCGGTGGGCATGACCAGCCTGACCAGCCGCCGGCCCGATGGCAGCGGCCAGACCACCGAGTGGGTCTACGGCGTCTCCACTGCCACGGGTAGCGGGCTGAACTCCAACGACCTCGTCGGCCAGACCCGCTGGCCCGACCCGGCCACGGGCAACGCCAGCAGCTCCGAGCAGGAGACAGTGACGGTCAACGCTCTGGGCCAGACGCTGACGATGACCGACCGCAACGGCAACGTCCACACGCTGAGCTACGACGTGCTGGGCCGGCTGATCGCCGATGCGGTGACGACCCTGGGCGTGGGCGTGAACGGCTCGGTGCGGCGGATCGAGTATGGCTACGATTCGCTGGGAAACGTGACTCTGATCACTAGCTACGATGCTCCCACCGGCGGCACTGTGGTGAATCAGATCAAGCGGGAATTCAACGGCCTGGGGCAGCTCACGAGCGAATGGCAGGAGCACACCGGAGCGGTGACCAGCAGCTCGCTGCGGGTGCAGTACACCTACAGCGAAATGGCCGACGGGGCCAATCACAGTCGGCTGACCAGCATCATCTATCCCAACGGCAAGGTGCTCAACTACAACTATGCAGCCGGGCTGGATGATGCCATCAGCCGATTGTCATCGCTGTCGGACAGCACGGGGGTGCTGGAAAGCTATGACTATCTGGGCGAGTCGGTGGTAGTGGCGCGCAAGCATCCGCAGCCGGGTGTGGACCTGAGCTACATCAAGCGAGCGGGCGAGGCCGACGGCGATGCGGGCGATCCATACATCGGCCTGGACCGCTTCGGCCGCGTGGTCGATCAACGCTGGCTGCGAAGTAGTGATGGTTCGGCGGTGGACCGCTTGCAATACGGCTACGACCGCAACGGCAACCGGCTGAGTCGGACCAACCTGATCGACGCCGCCTTCAGTGAAAGCTACAGCTACGACAACCTGAACCAGCTGATCGGCTTCACACGCGGTTCGCACAATCGCAGTTGGGACTATGACGCCCAGGGGAACTGGCAGAGCGTTACCACCGACGGCAACACCCAGACGCGGACGCACAACGCCCAGAACGAGATCACCGGTATCAGCGGCGCAGTCACGCCAACCTATGATGCCAACGGCAACCTGACACGCGACGAAACCGGGCGGCAATTCGTCTACGACGCCTGGAACCGGCTGGTCGAGGTCAAGGATTCTGGCGGCAACACGCTGAAGAGCTACGCCTACGACGGCTTGCATCGGCGAATTAGCGAAACGGCCAGCGGCGCGACGACCGACCTGTACTACTCGGACGCCTGGCAGGTGCTGGAGGAGCGGGTGGCGAGCGGGGGCACGTCAGTCCCCCGAGCGCAATACGTCTGGTCGCCGGTCTACGTCGATGCCCCAGTCCTCCGCGACCGCGACACGAACGGCGACGGCACGCTGGACGAACGCCTGTACGTCGTCCAGGACGCCAACTATAATGTCACCGCGATCTTTGACAACTCGGGCAACATCGTCGAACGCTACATCTACGACCCGTTCGGCGAGGTAACCATCCTCGATGCCGGTTGGAACGTCCTCACAGCCAGCGCCGTCGCTTGGGTTTACCTGCACCAGGGCGGTCGGTACGATTCTGTGAGTGGCTTGTACCACTTCCGTCATCGCGACTACTCCCCCACCCTCGGCCGCTGGACCAGTTTGGATCCGCTCCGCTATGAAGCGGGGGATGTGAATCTGTATCGGGCATTGGGCAATGGACCGGTGAACTGGTTGGATCCCAGTGGTCTCGACCGTATTGACCGCACCCAGGCTGGCAACCTCACACTTCTGTGGTATGTGGATGAAAAATTCATTGGATCGGACAAGAAATTCTTTGTTGGTGTCCTTGTCACCATCAACGGAGAAGAATTTGTTCGCCGTTATGTTGGTGGTCAGGCACTGTACGTCCCGCTGGCCAAGGTGAACAGCACGACCAGTTTCTGGCAAAGAACTCCTGGGAACTGGGATCAATGGTTCCGAGACAACAATGTCGCTGTGCACGAACCCAGCTACAAGAACCTGTCGATGCAAGCCGGATTGCTTCCGACCGGGTACAATGGCTTGGTCGAAGGCCAGCAGCAGATCGAATCGCTGGCTAAGACAGCCATCTACTGGAACGCGGGGGCTGGATTCAACGTAACTCCGTCAGCCGCGGCCAGTCGAGCCGTGGCTGCAACACGAACTCCAGCTCCAGTAAGTGCGGCCCCGCCAGTGACTCTAATTGGCAAAGGGGATCGCTTGGCACAAGCGGCCAAGTGGATCAAGCCCCAGCAGGGGGTCATTGACGTCGTTGTGCATGGTAGTCCCGATGCGTTTCATGTGTTACACAACGGCAAATGGATTCAGGTTAACCACCGCACGTTGGCGACTTTGATCAAGAAGAGCGGCCAGAGTGGCTCATGCATTCGGTTGATCTCTTGTAGCGCAGGCGCGACCCCAACTGGAGTTGCCCAGAACCTTGCTAACAAGCTCGGCATGAAAGTCATAGCCCCAACGGATACGGTGTGGATACATTCAACTGGCAAACTAACCATTGGCAAAACACCCACTGCCAACACAGGGCAGTGGGTGGTCTTTAACCCTGGAGGTTCAAGATGA
- a CDS encoding FkbM family methyltransferase, protein MPLPPHVLSSRADLEEVSRRRATGVYYSEHRMLCRLLGEYLAFVDTRDLMLGPRLVLDGFWESWVTLAIARHLRPGMWCVDVGANYGYYTLLMAAGCGPEGRVVACEPNPILTETYLPCNLALNGFQDRVEICPKAVGNLHDCTVDFVLHDGDFATSSLERWSYSHASSKVQVPAITLDRLCADWPRLDLVKIDAEGARRPSSGKACSRRCAASRTRPSSWNCTFNATCHRRSASCINLR, encoded by the coding sequence ATGCCGCTGCCGCCGCATGTCTTGTCCAGCCGGGCCGACCTGGAAGAGGTCAGCCGCCGTCGGGCCACGGGAGTCTACTACAGCGAGCATCGGATGCTCTGCCGGCTTTTGGGCGAGTACCTGGCGTTCGTGGACACGCGCGATTTAATGCTCGGCCCGCGCCTGGTGCTGGACGGCTTTTGGGAGTCGTGGGTCACCCTGGCCATTGCCCGCCATTTGCGGCCCGGCATGTGGTGCGTCGATGTCGGCGCGAACTACGGCTACTACACGCTGCTCATGGCCGCCGGGTGCGGCCCCGAAGGTCGGGTTGTGGCCTGCGAGCCGAATCCGATCCTGACCGAGACCTACTTGCCCTGCAACCTGGCGCTGAACGGCTTCCAGGATCGCGTGGAAATCTGCCCGAAGGCCGTCGGCAATCTTCACGACTGCACGGTCGATTTCGTCCTGCACGACGGCGACTTCGCCACGTCGTCCCTGGAACGCTGGTCATACTCGCACGCTTCCAGCAAGGTCCAGGTGCCCGCGATTACGCTCGACCGCCTCTGCGCCGACTGGCCGCGCCTCGACCTGGTGAAGATCGACGCGGAGGGCGCGCGGAGGCCCTCGTCTGGGAAGGCATGCAGCAGACGCTGCGCCGCTTCCCGCACGCGGCCATCGTCCTGGAACTGCACCTTCAACGCGACCTGCCACAGACGGTCGGCTTCCTGCATCAACTTGAGATAA
- a CDS encoding alpha-mannosyltransferase, producing the protein MAQLSPSSARQDMSVEDMIHLIEHAPPGPWPPGWAAWPNVNEAHRVMARRFADNLRPGRHAYPEERGIVIAGGGLKYFPSVWVNVHLVRHFGCELPIQLWYLGDGECDPYLKRLLKPLGVQCVDARKMEQEHPCRILCGWELKPYATLYSPFAQVLFLDADNGPVRDVTYLFDTPQFREHGAVFWPDYACWTLKPDVWQIFGMDWMVERAGQEVAFESGQYLIDKTRRWRELRMALWYAEHSDFVFRVVYGDKECFHLAWRFLGTEYAMPPKGPGWNQHTIVQYDFDGRIVFQHRCQDKWKLGGSNRRNNSLANEELCFNLVAELRQRWDGVLWHNPDPTAEEQQVIDELTGRRFLYRRVGYDERPMCLEAGHKVGEGAAECERRWDVNIDDGRAILTLSRLDRPTCHLERNGDGLWTGRWLEFERMPVELIPLEG; encoded by the coding sequence ATGGCGCAACTCAGCCCAAGTTCAGCACGTCAAGACATGAGCGTTGAAGACATGATCCACCTGATCGAGCATGCCCCGCCGGGTCCCTGGCCGCCCGGCTGGGCGGCGTGGCCGAACGTCAACGAGGCCCACCGCGTCATGGCCCGGCGCTTCGCCGACAACCTGCGCCCGGGCCGGCACGCCTACCCCGAAGAACGCGGCATCGTCATCGCCGGCGGCGGGCTCAAGTACTTCCCCAGTGTCTGGGTCAACGTCCACCTCGTGCGGCACTTCGGCTGCGAGCTACCGATCCAGCTCTGGTACCTGGGCGATGGCGAATGCGACCCGTATCTGAAGCGGTTGCTCAAACCCCTCGGCGTCCAGTGCGTCGATGCCCGCAAGATGGAACAGGAGCATCCCTGTCGCATCCTGTGCGGCTGGGAATTGAAGCCCTACGCGACGCTCTATTCGCCCTTCGCCCAGGTCCTGTTCCTCGACGCCGACAACGGCCCGGTGCGCGACGTGACCTATCTCTTCGACACGCCCCAGTTCCGGGAGCACGGCGCGGTCTTCTGGCCCGACTACGCTTGCTGGACGCTCAAGCCGGACGTCTGGCAGATCTTCGGCATGGACTGGATGGTCGAACGAGCTGGACAGGAGGTCGCCTTCGAGTCGGGTCAGTACCTGATCGACAAGACCCGCCGCTGGCGTGAACTCCGCATGGCCCTCTGGTACGCCGAGCACTCCGACTTTGTCTTCCGCGTCGTCTACGGCGACAAGGAGTGCTTCCATCTCGCCTGGCGCTTCCTGGGAACTGAATACGCCATGCCACCCAAGGGGCCTGGCTGGAACCAACACACCATCGTGCAATACGACTTCGACGGCCGGATCGTCTTCCAGCACCGCTGTCAAGACAAGTGGAAGCTCGGTGGCAGCAACCGCCGCAACAACTCGCTGGCCAACGAGGAACTGTGTTTCAACCTCGTGGCCGAGCTGCGCCAGCGCTGGGACGGCGTCCTCTGGCACAACCCGGACCCCACGGCCGAAGAGCAGCAGGTCATCGACGAGTTGACCGGCAGGCGCTTCCTGTATCGCCGCGTCGGCTATGACGAGCGACCTATGTGCTTGGAAGCAGGCCACAAGGTCGGCGAAGGCGCGGCCGAGTGCGAACGCCGCTGGGACGTCAACATCGACGACGGGCGGGCCATCCTGACCCTCAGCCGGCTCGACCGGCCCACGTGTCACTTGGAGCGTAACGGCGACGGCCTCTGGACCGGCCGCTGGCTCGAGTTTGAGCGGATGCCCGTCGAGTTGATTCCGCTGGAGGGTTGA
- a CDS encoding phage tail tape measure protein has translation MATASGIRAGAAYVELFVKDSRLVKGLNVTVAKLKAFGAAVTALGAKLTGLGVTLAAPLFGAVKLFSDLGGDMKDLSDRTGVAVEALSQLRYAAEQSGASTDDLEKALRTMSRNIIEAARGSAQAQRSLGRLGLTIADLTGLSPDQQFELIADRLSRIQNPAHRATLAMEIFGRTGANLLPLLSSGAEGIRELRDEADRLGLTMRTEDAAAAEAFGDALDALWKALKQAAFSVGAALAPAIQQVAQWITRVVTLIGGWLQENRALIRIIGAVVAGIVGVGATLLVLGPLLSAIGSAIGLVTFALSAATTAVSLLGGAIAFLLSPIGLVVAAVGGIAAAVLFATDEGKMALDALGQGFHQLLGVASTTWQSIQDAIAAGDLAGAMEVAWLGIHVVWETGIAAITRAWRNFKSFFVELFWSAVYAVARAFNTAWTSIEVAFWTVVNALADGWDWFVYGLTVAFNEFVAFFRRAWARVRNLFNREAAQREVEAINREVEEQNREARARLDRRVRERAPRVEQAREAGRQREEALNQMQEEERRQRQRELEAANAADQERVAAAQRALEQRAAELAAQREQMELERQMAAMEREEPLRRRPEFDLEGLDEAEAKTDVKGTFSAFAVAGLGSDSLAERTARASEQIAKNTDKLVREAQNGGLVFA, from the coding sequence ATGGCCACCGCTTCAGGGATTCGCGCCGGCGCCGCCTATGTTGAGCTGTTCGTCAAGGACAGCCGGCTCGTCAAGGGCCTCAATGTCACAGTGGCCAAGCTGAAGGCGTTTGGCGCGGCTGTCACGGCGCTGGGAGCAAAACTGACCGGCTTGGGGGTGACGCTGGCGGCCCCGCTATTCGGAGCGGTGAAGCTGTTCAGCGACCTGGGCGGCGACATGAAAGACCTGTCGGACCGCACGGGCGTGGCGGTGGAAGCCCTCTCCCAGCTCCGCTATGCCGCCGAGCAATCGGGCGCTAGTACGGACGACCTGGAAAAAGCCCTCCGCACGATGAGCCGCAACATCATCGAGGCTGCCCGCGGGTCCGCTCAGGCGCAGCGGAGCCTGGGCCGACTGGGCCTGACCATTGCCGATTTGACCGGCCTCTCGCCCGACCAGCAATTCGAGCTGATTGCCGATCGCCTGTCGCGGATTCAGAACCCGGCCCACCGGGCCACGCTGGCGATGGAGATCTTCGGCCGGACGGGGGCCAACCTGTTACCGTTGCTCTCCTCGGGAGCCGAAGGTATCCGCGAGCTACGCGACGAGGCGGATCGTTTAGGCCTGACCATGAGGACCGAAGATGCCGCAGCGGCGGAGGCCTTCGGCGATGCCTTGGATGCTCTGTGGAAGGCGCTCAAACAGGCCGCGTTCTCCGTCGGAGCAGCCCTGGCCCCAGCCATCCAGCAAGTGGCTCAGTGGATCACCCGGGTGGTAACCCTCATCGGCGGGTGGCTCCAGGAAAACCGCGCGCTGATCCGCATCATCGGCGCGGTCGTGGCTGGCATCGTCGGTGTCGGTGCAACCCTCCTGGTCCTCGGCCCGCTCCTTTCGGCCATCGGCTCGGCGATTGGCCTGGTCACGTTCGCTCTTTCCGCGGCCACGACCGCCGTCAGCCTATTGGGCGGAGCCATCGCCTTCTTGCTGTCCCCCATCGGCCTGGTCGTCGCCGCCGTGGGCGGCATCGCGGCCGCCGTCCTGTTCGCCACCGACGAAGGAAAGATGGCCTTGGACGCGCTGGGCCAGGGGTTCCATCAACTGCTCGGCGTGGCCAGCACCACCTGGCAGAGCATCCAGGATGCCATTGCCGCCGGCGACCTGGCTGGGGCGATGGAAGTCGCCTGGCTCGGCATCCACGTCGTCTGGGAGACCGGCATCGCTGCGATCACCAGAGCTTGGCGGAACTTCAAATCGTTCTTCGTCGAGCTGTTTTGGAGCGCCGTCTACGCCGTGGCCCGCGCCTTCAACACCGCCTGGACCAGCATCGAGGTCGCCTTCTGGACCGTGGTCAACGCTTTGGCCGACGGCTGGGACTGGTTCGTCTACGGACTGACCGTCGCCTTCAACGAGTTCGTGGCCTTCTTCCGCCGCGCCTGGGCCCGTGTCCGGAACCTCTTCAATCGTGAAGCCGCCCAGCGCGAGGTCGAGGCGATCAACCGCGAGGTGGAAGAGCAGAACCGCGAGGCCCGCGCGCGGCTTGACCGAAGAGTGCGGGAACGGGCACCGCGTGTCGAGCAGGCGCGGGAGGCCGGCCGGCAGCGCGAGGAAGCGCTGAACCAGATGCAGGAAGAAGAGCGCCGTCAGCGGCAGCGGGAGCTGGAGGCGGCCAACGCCGCCGACCAGGAGCGTGTCGCCGCTGCCCAGCGGGCGCTGGAACAGCGCGCCGCCGAGCTGGCCGCTCAGCGGGAACAGATGGAGCTGGAACGCCAGATGGCGGCGATGGAGCGTGAGGAGCCTCTGCGGCGTCGCCCCGAATTTGACCTCGAAGGGTTGGACGAGGCCGAGGCCAAGACCGACGTCAAGGGCACCTTCAGTGCCTTCGCCGTCGCGGGCCTCGGCTCCGACAGCCTGGCCGAGCGCACCGCCCGGGCCAGCGAACAGATCGCCAAGAACACCGACAAGCTGGTCCGCGAAGCCCAGAACGGCGGCCTGGTCTTCGCGTGA